Proteins from a genomic interval of Kaistia defluvii:
- a CDS encoding glycosyltransferase family 4 protein: MSAAVDYHRAEATSSVRPRVTVVQDGSRLHYGLPLGLKLAGILDTVHMDWFVRPGSLEAAAAPMMARLGGANGRRLAARRCAGLDGSRVVAAGWSTLLARLREDRNALPEQNFVRRSQAMARQVMGDGWRGANSLVGFVRNIDPSLCQAARRDGLSVVLDQMIAPIAVQRREEARQAELWPEWQTPQDTGSAIMQDVEQRSWDAAGHITCASAYVRDGLLAVGLRSGQISVIPYPVDASAYAFCDRRKRTGPVVVGFVGAVSLRKGAPAFFEIARAFDPAKVRFVMVGPIAAEPALVERRRGEVAVIGAVPRGEVRTWLEQFDLFLFPSACEGSAGAVMEAMATGLPIVTTPNSGTPVRDGEDGFVIPCEDLAGMSRAIDRLVQDQDLRLRMGISARRRVEDLTVRRYGEAWRDLLERVMAAGDGMRPLLE; encoded by the coding sequence ATGAGCGCCGCCGTCGATTATCACCGTGCCGAGGCGACATCATCCGTCCGGCCCAGGGTGACAGTCGTGCAGGATGGCTCCCGGCTGCATTACGGCCTGCCGCTCGGCCTGAAACTGGCGGGTATCCTGGATACGGTCCACATGGACTGGTTCGTGCGCCCCGGATCGCTGGAGGCGGCGGCGGCCCCGATGATGGCCAGGCTCGGCGGCGCGAACGGCCGCCGGCTGGCCGCCCGGCGATGCGCCGGCCTCGATGGCAGTCGCGTGGTCGCTGCAGGGTGGTCGACGCTGCTGGCCAGGCTCCGGGAGGACCGCAACGCTCTGCCGGAGCAAAACTTCGTCCGCCGCTCGCAGGCTATGGCGCGGCAAGTGATGGGCGATGGCTGGCGCGGCGCCAACAGCCTGGTCGGCTTCGTCCGCAATATAGACCCGTCCCTTTGCCAGGCCGCGCGCCGGGACGGGCTTTCCGTCGTCCTCGACCAGATGATCGCGCCGATCGCGGTTCAGAGGCGCGAGGAGGCGCGCCAGGCGGAACTCTGGCCGGAATGGCAGACGCCACAGGATACGGGCTCTGCCATCATGCAGGACGTCGAGCAACGGAGTTGGGACGCCGCTGGCCATATCACCTGCGCCTCCGCCTATGTGCGCGATGGCTTGCTAGCGGTGGGACTGCGCTCCGGGCAGATCTCCGTCATTCCCTATCCGGTGGATGCCTCGGCCTATGCGTTTTGTGACCGGCGGAAACGAACGGGCCCGGTTGTCGTCGGCTTCGTCGGTGCGGTTTCGTTGCGCAAGGGCGCACCCGCCTTCTTCGAGATCGCCCGGGCGTTCGACCCGGCAAAAGTGCGCTTTGTCATGGTTGGCCCCATCGCCGCCGAGCCCGCGCTGGTCGAGCGGCGGCGCGGGGAGGTCGCGGTGATCGGCGCCGTGCCTCGTGGCGAGGTGCGCACCTGGCTCGAGCAGTTTGATCTGTTCCTCTTTCCATCGGCCTGCGAAGGCTCGGCCGGCGCGGTGATGGAGGCCATGGCAACCGGCCTTCCCATCGTCACCACGCCGAACAGCGGCACCCCGGTTCGCGACGGCGAGGATGGGTTCGTCATTCCTTGCGAGGACCTAGCCGGCATGTCGCGGGCGATCGATCGGCTGGTACAAGACCAGGATCTCCGCCTGCGCATGGGGATCTCCGCCCGCCGGCGTGTCGAGGATCTGACGGTCCGTCGCTACGGGGAGGCTTGGCGGGATCTGCTGGAGCGGGTGATGGCAGCCGGTGACGGCATGCGTCCATTGCTGGAATAG
- a CDS encoding response regulator transcription factor, whose product MWNCESVQVAGNDSPGAVAQSSRVKIALIDRRALDRECLAQALLASQPNLEIRAFGSVEEWEAAGARLHDACAVLLSIGGQNPGDAVVAAALSNLEREFPGIPTIVLADSEAASDVLMALDRGARGYIASSSGLRVVVEVVNLVRAGGTYVPASSLNACRSEILAQGIEEEVDPLDALLTPRQAAVAEALRQGKANKIIAYELDLSESTVKVHIRAIMRKLHAHNRTEVAFKLSALVPARRTTARLLSLPAYRDRPPGVRLAPAQPPQPQSAAYR is encoded by the coding sequence ATGTGGAATTGCGAATCCGTACAGGTGGCAGGGAACGACTCCCCAGGCGCGGTGGCGCAGAGCTCGAGGGTCAAGATCGCGCTCATCGATCGCCGCGCCCTAGACCGGGAGTGTCTGGCGCAGGCCTTGCTCGCCAGCCAGCCCAATCTGGAAATCCGCGCGTTTGGCTCCGTCGAGGAGTGGGAAGCAGCCGGTGCGAGGCTTCATGACGCCTGCGCCGTCCTTCTGAGCATCGGTGGGCAGAACCCCGGCGATGCCGTGGTGGCCGCGGCGCTGAGCAATCTGGAGCGCGAATTTCCCGGAATCCCGACCATCGTCCTCGCCGATAGCGAGGCGGCAAGCGATGTCCTGATGGCGCTGGATCGCGGCGCCCGGGGGTACATCGCATCGAGCAGCGGCCTGCGCGTCGTCGTCGAGGTCGTCAATCTGGTCCGGGCGGGGGGCACCTATGTTCCGGCCAGCAGCCTGAACGCCTGCCGCAGTGAAATCCTGGCGCAGGGAATCGAGGAGGAGGTCGATCCGCTCGACGCGCTGCTGACGCCCCGCCAGGCCGCCGTGGCCGAGGCGCTTCGCCAGGGCAAGGCGAACAAGATCATCGCCTATGAGCTCGACCTGAGCGAGAGCACGGTCAAGGTTCATATCCGTGCCATCATGCGCAAGCTGCACGCGCATAACCGCACCGAGGTCGCCTTCAAGCTCAGCGCCTTGGTGCCGGCGCGACGGACCACGGCTCGCCTGCTCAGCCTGCCGGCCTATCGTGACCGGCCGCCCGGCGTTCGCCTCGCGCCGGCGCAACCGCCGCAGCCGCAATCGGCGGCCTACCGCTAA
- a CDS encoding polysaccharide biosynthesis/export family protein: MRLACQKPWRGVTRLLQAVLLLCALGGVALAQEAYRFGVGDVLQVSVFGQPDLSGRFSIGSDGAIRYPRLGRVMMLGLMPEEASQRIAEGLAGRIPADHTVTIDVLSHAPVFVTGDVQTPGRYEYRPGMIVLELVALGGGLRRPASPVTGAALQLLTLRQDYADQRLIRWSQRIERTRLEAEIAGGVFDGKDLLAGGAPSDMVAAETALFKVRTDALAAQAEAADAQRRTLDQEIEALQESLRLHDRDLVLIEQDVSATQQLADQGLTAHSRLRDNQRQQSALKRDRLEVIGFLARARQNRLDVDQRAAASLEARAAENAAALRAVELAITRTEQRIASLAASMEAARDDLETGSLRQIPTATFAVVRSTSSGTIQIAVGEHDRLRPGDILEVDRHLAEMEMPARAAIR; the protein is encoded by the coding sequence ATGCGTCTCGCATGTCAGAAGCCGTGGCGCGGCGTCACCCGTCTCCTGCAGGCAGTGCTCCTGCTTTGTGCTCTCGGCGGCGTTGCCCTCGCCCAGGAAGCCTACCGCTTTGGTGTCGGCGACGTGCTGCAGGTCTCGGTCTTCGGCCAGCCGGACCTGAGCGGCCGTTTCTCGATCGGCTCCGACGGCGCCATCCGCTATCCGAGGCTCGGCCGGGTCATGATGCTGGGCCTCATGCCGGAGGAAGCTTCGCAACGCATCGCCGAGGGCTTGGCCGGCCGCATTCCCGCCGACCACACCGTGACCATCGACGTGCTCAGCCACGCCCCGGTCTTCGTCACCGGCGATGTGCAGACGCCGGGACGCTATGAATATCGGCCGGGAATGATCGTGCTGGAACTGGTCGCGCTCGGCGGTGGACTGCGCCGGCCCGCCTCTCCGGTGACGGGCGCCGCCCTGCAGCTTCTGACGCTCCGCCAGGACTATGCCGACCAGAGGCTGATCCGCTGGTCGCAGCGGATCGAGCGCACCCGGCTGGAAGCCGAGATTGCGGGTGGAGTGTTTGACGGCAAGGACCTGTTGGCCGGCGGTGCGCCATCCGACATGGTCGCGGCGGAGACCGCGCTGTTCAAGGTCCGGACAGATGCGCTGGCGGCGCAGGCCGAGGCGGCGGATGCGCAGCGCCGCACGCTCGATCAGGAGATCGAGGCGCTTCAGGAAAGCCTGCGTCTGCACGACCGCGACCTGGTGCTGATCGAGCAGGATGTCAGCGCTACCCAGCAGCTGGCCGATCAGGGGCTGACGGCCCATTCGCGGCTGCGCGACAACCAGCGCCAGCAATCGGCCCTGAAGCGCGACCGGCTCGAGGTGATCGGCTTCCTCGCTCGGGCGCGGCAGAACCGGCTGGACGTAGACCAGCGCGCGGCGGCGTCTCTGGAGGCGCGGGCGGCGGAGAATGCGGCGGCGCTGCGGGCCGTCGAACTGGCGATCACGCGCACGGAGCAGAGGATCGCGTCGCTTGCCGCCAGCATGGAGGCGGCCCGTGACGATCTGGAGACAGGAAGCCTGCGGCAGATTCCGACTGCTACCTTTGCCGTGGTGCGCAGCACCAGCTCTGGCACGATCCAGATTGCCGTCGGCGAGCATGACCGACTCCGGCCAGGCGACATCTTGGAAGTCGACCGCCATCTGGCCGAGATGGAAATGCCCGCCCGGGCGGCCATCCGCTGA
- a CDS encoding thermonuclease family protein — protein MIRAPRRRRKSPPLIFLVLLVLGLLLIGYVDQQRREIRASDGAVVTVRDGDSLAIDETEFRIFGIDAPELRQTCSDAEGKPWRCGEAAKSALRNLVAEGDLRCLPQARDRFGRTVATCRVKGDRDVGEAMVRQGLAIDFEDRGGANYAAAESTARRDKRGIWQGRFTPPADWRRDHPRGD, from the coding sequence ATGATTCGTGCCCCGAGACGCCGCCGCAAGTCGCCGCCCCTGATCTTTCTGGTCCTGCTCGTCCTCGGCCTGCTGCTCATCGGCTATGTCGATCAGCAGCGCCGGGAAATCCGGGCGTCCGACGGCGCGGTCGTGACCGTCCGCGATGGCGATTCGCTCGCGATCGACGAGACCGAATTCCGGATCTTCGGCATCGACGCGCCCGAACTCCGCCAGACCTGTTCGGACGCGGAGGGCAAGCCCTGGCGTTGCGGCGAAGCGGCCAAATCCGCTCTGCGAAACCTGGTCGCCGAGGGCGACCTGCGATGTCTGCCGCAGGCGCGCGACCGCTTCGGGCGCACGGTCGCGACCTGCAGGGTCAAGGGCGACCGGGATGTCGGCGAGGCGATGGTCCGGCAGGGCCTGGCGATCGATTTCGAAGACCGGGGAGGGGCTAATTACGCTGCGGCGGAAAGCACTGCCCGCCGCGACAAGCGCGGAATCTGGCAGGGGCGCTTCACCCCGCCAGCCGACTGGCGCAGGGATCATCCAAGGGGCGACTGA
- the mazG gene encoding nucleoside triphosphate pyrophosphohydrolase, which produces MQPSRNVERLIEIMVALRDPVTGCSWDKVQDFNSIAPYTIEEAYEVADAIERGDLVDLEEELGDLLLQVVYHARMAEEIGAFAFGDVVMAITSKMIRRHPHVFGSEEARSTGAAKGFWEAVKAEEKRIRAERRLQAGQSDPEAKSLLDDVPAGMTTLARAVKLQQKAGTVGFDWNDPRAVLAKLKEEIAEIEHELDQPAISKERVQDEIGDLLFAVANLARHVEIDPDAALRGTSEKFRNRFRHIETSLAAKGRSPAEASLDEMEELWVEAKSRL; this is translated from the coding sequence ATGCAGCCGTCCCGGAATGTTGAGCGCCTAATCGAGATCATGGTCGCGCTGCGCGATCCGGTGACCGGCTGTTCATGGGACAAGGTTCAGGACTTCAACTCTATCGCGCCCTACACGATCGAGGAAGCCTATGAGGTGGCCGACGCCATCGAGCGCGGCGACCTCGTCGACCTCGAGGAAGAGCTGGGCGACCTGCTGCTGCAGGTGGTCTACCACGCCCGCATGGCCGAGGAAATCGGCGCCTTCGCCTTCGGCGACGTCGTGATGGCGATCACGTCGAAAATGATCCGGCGTCATCCCCATGTCTTCGGCAGCGAGGAGGCGCGCAGCACCGGGGCGGCCAAGGGCTTCTGGGAGGCCGTGAAGGCGGAAGAAAAGCGCATTCGCGCCGAGAGGCGGCTCCAGGCGGGGCAATCCGATCCCGAAGCCAAAAGCCTGCTGGACGATGTTCCCGCCGGCATGACGACGCTCGCCCGCGCGGTCAAGCTGCAGCAGAAGGCCGGCACCGTCGGCTTCGACTGGAACGATCCGCGCGCCGTGCTCGCCAAGCTCAAGGAAGAGATCGCCGAGATCGAACACGAGCTCGACCAGCCAGCGATTTCGAAAGAGCGGGTTCAGGACGAGATCGGCGACCTGCTGTTTGCGGTCGCGAACCTGGCGCGCCATGTCGAGATCGACCCGGATGCCGCCTTGCGCGGCACCAGCGAGAAGTTCCGGAACCGCTTTCGCCACATCGAAACCAGCCTGGCGGCGAAGGGCCGAAGCCCTGCCGAGGCCAGCCTCGACGAAATGGAAGAACTCTGGGTCGAGGCGAAGTCCCGTCTCTAA
- a CDS encoding cold-shock protein codes for MATGTVKFFNGQKGFGFIQQDGGGPDVFVHISAVERAGMRGLVEGQKLSFDIEADRRSGKSAAANLQNA; via the coding sequence ATGGCTACCGGCACCGTTAAGTTTTTCAATGGCCAAAAGGGCTTCGGTTTCATTCAGCAGGACGGCGGCGGACCGGACGTGTTTGTTCACATCAGCGCTGTTGAGCGTGCTGGCATGCGCGGCCTGGTCGAAGGCCAGAAGCTGAGCTTCGACATCGAAGCCGACCGTCGCAGTGGCAAGTCGGCTGCAGCGAACCTTCAGAACGCTTGA
- a CDS encoding GumC family protein, translated as MVIQSSPSAREPVVLRDVVAILRRRSGLLALFAVAGLGAGAAYHAHQPRLYRAEAVMALDVRRIQGMPIDQVVTPLPQENPVLRTELDRIGSRVMAQRVLAKLVAEGIDPFGGVAVPGEVRPVDPPVPTPGETVANPDVTHSGGTPGPQVRAEDAAAFREDRLRAGLKVVNDGRSYTIYIAYTAGDPDIAARVANAYARAYLAYQDDVQIDATRRVSDWLSNRLKVMAARLEQAEQEAERFRASSGLLEIDGVTLAAQRLAALNTELMAARAAHATAEAREKTAARLAADQDGLDSFTEVLGSPIIQQLRASQAQMERRLRVLKDTGAAQSAEIPSLTSELDAVRQQITQEVGHILVSLRNEIDSAARRVTSLEEELHAAQANYGASDMARVKLDALVREANADRAVYESLLGRSKQIVDQNGLVDPGVRLISEATAPSHRFGLRLLPALLMGVIAGGVVGLGLVLILERLDDRVRSRRAIEAATGLPVLATIPNVPWRRRRRPGWEKGRAAGAPFAEALASLQWMLRLSPATRPAASFLVTSALPREGKTTVALALARSMAMAGRSAVLVDADLHRQSLGRMARSGQMEDPPRPGLGAFLSGAATLDDILSPDSASPLRIIASPEPGDDAQERLGSARMKLLMDGLRERFDVVILDAPPVLTTSDAAQIASHVDSILFVTCWGYATHEAVLSALQKLALCGLAAPVLVLNRVERRAHQSYEGPRTLRHPAMARSTIARLGEAAEPSFAQRGER; from the coding sequence ATGGTCATCCAATCCTCGCCTTCGGCGCGCGAGCCCGTCGTGCTGCGCGACGTCGTTGCCATCCTGCGTCGGCGATCCGGCCTGCTGGCGCTGTTCGCGGTCGCCGGGCTTGGCGCGGGCGCTGCCTACCACGCCCACCAGCCACGCCTCTATCGCGCCGAGGCGGTGATGGCCCTGGACGTCCGCCGGATCCAGGGCATGCCGATCGATCAGGTTGTGACGCCGCTGCCGCAGGAAAACCCGGTTCTCCGCACCGAACTCGACCGGATCGGATCGCGCGTGATGGCGCAGCGCGTTCTCGCCAAGCTGGTGGCCGAGGGCATCGATCCGTTCGGCGGGGTCGCCGTTCCAGGCGAGGTTCGCCCGGTGGATCCACCTGTACCGACGCCCGGCGAAACCGTTGCCAATCCGGACGTGACCCACTCCGGGGGGACTCCGGGACCTCAGGTTCGGGCGGAGGATGCGGCCGCCTTTCGCGAGGATCGTTTGCGCGCCGGCCTGAAGGTCGTGAACGACGGCCGCTCCTACACGATCTACATCGCCTATACCGCCGGAGATCCCGACATCGCTGCGCGGGTCGCCAACGCCTATGCGCGCGCCTATCTCGCCTATCAGGACGATGTGCAGATCGACGCCACCCGCCGGGTCAGCGACTGGCTGTCCAACCGCCTCAAGGTCATGGCGGCCCGGCTGGAGCAAGCGGAGCAGGAGGCCGAACGCTTCCGGGCCTCGTCCGGGCTGCTGGAGATCGACGGCGTCACGCTGGCGGCCCAACGCCTCGCCGCGCTCAACACCGAACTGATGGCGGCCCGGGCCGCCCATGCGACCGCCGAGGCGCGGGAGAAGACCGCCGCCCGGCTTGCCGCTGACCAGGACGGCCTCGACAGCTTCACCGAGGTGCTGGGCTCGCCGATCATCCAGCAATTGCGCGCCAGCCAGGCGCAGATGGAACGAAGGCTGCGCGTGCTGAAGGATACCGGCGCCGCCCAGAGCGCTGAAATTCCGTCGCTGACGTCGGAGCTCGACGCCGTCCGCCAGCAGATTACCCAGGAGGTTGGGCATATCCTCGTCAGCCTGCGCAACGAGATCGACTCGGCGGCGCGACGCGTCACCTCGCTGGAGGAGGAACTGCACGCTGCACAGGCCAATTATGGCGCGTCGGACATGGCGCGGGTGAAGCTCGATGCCCTGGTTCGCGAGGCCAATGCCGACCGCGCGGTCTATGAGAGCCTCTTGGGGCGTTCGAAGCAGATCGTGGACCAGAACGGGCTGGTGGATCCGGGCGTCCGCCTGATCTCGGAGGCGACAGCGCCAAGCCATCGTTTCGGCCTGCGCCTTCTGCCCGCCTTGCTGATGGGCGTGATCGCCGGTGGCGTTGTTGGCCTCGGGCTCGTCCTGATCCTGGAACGCCTGGACGATCGCGTGCGCTCGCGCCGCGCCATCGAGGCCGCCACCGGACTGCCGGTCCTGGCGACGATCCCCAATGTGCCGTGGCGTCGCCGCCGCCGGCCGGGCTGGGAGAAGGGGCGGGCCGCGGGCGCGCCTTTCGCCGAAGCACTGGCGAGCCTGCAATGGATGCTGCGCCTGTCGCCCGCGACACGGCCGGCCGCCAGCTTCCTGGTAACCTCCGCCCTGCCCAGGGAAGGCAAGACAACCGTCGCGCTCGCGCTGGCGCGGTCGATGGCGATGGCCGGGCGATCGGCGGTGCTGGTCGACGCCGATCTGCATCGCCAGAGCCTGGGGCGGATGGCCCGATCGGGACAAATGGAAGATCCGCCGCGGCCCGGGCTGGGCGCGTTCCTGAGCGGCGCAGCAACCCTCGACGACATCCTGTCTCCGGATTCGGCTTCGCCACTGCGGATCATCGCTTCCCCCGAGCCGGGCGACGACGCCCAGGAACGGCTCGGCAGTGCTCGGATGAAGCTGCTGATGGACGGATTGCGCGAGCGTTTCGACGTCGTGATCCTCGACGCGCCGCCCGTCCTCACGACATCGGATGCGGCCCAGATCGCCAGCCATGTCGACTCCATCCTGTTTGTCACGTGCTGGGGCTACGCCACGCATGAGGCCGTTCTCTCGGCGCTGCAGAAGCTGGCGCTTTGCGGGCTGGCTGCGCCCGTGCTGGTGCTGAACCGCGTCGAGCGGCGGGCGCATCAGAGCTACGAGGGACCCCGGACCCTACGCCATCCCGCCATGGCACGATCCACCATCGCCCGGCTCGGCGAGGCGGCGGAGCCTTCGTTCGCCCAGAGAGGAGAGCGGTAA
- a CDS encoding glycosyltransferase — MTQAAGTLGANPAHPRVAVLFHRFGPYHVSRLQAAARHMALTGIEFSGTDRTYAWSASETFPFSRIVVSPDSDAERVPALFRKMTAALDRAAPEAVAIAGWSNPAALAALLWCTRRRVPAIVMSDSTEIDEVRKPWREAVKRRVVSLFSTGLVAGAPQRRYLAGLGVQNRLIREGFDVVDNEHFATGAATARRDAEALRRQLALPPRYFLASCRFVAKKNLFVLLEAYQGYRGVAGGAAWDLVLLGGGPLETELRAAIAGRGLVDSVHLPGFRQYPELPAYYGLAEAFILPSTTEQWGLVVNEAMAAGLPVLVSERCGCSEDLVRPGVNGFRFNPFAPRELMGQMLTIAGKDCDRMAMAQAGQAIIAEWSPDRFGRALRQAVELARNAAPLAPDPIGRWLAAALLCRRERTDG; from the coding sequence ATGACCCAGGCTGCCGGGACGTTGGGCGCCAACCCTGCCCATCCGAGGGTCGCGGTCCTGTTCCATAGGTTCGGTCCCTATCACGTCAGCCGACTTCAGGCTGCGGCCCGGCATATGGCGCTGACCGGCATCGAGTTCAGCGGCACGGACAGGACCTACGCATGGAGCGCGTCCGAGACCTTCCCGTTCTCTCGCATCGTGGTCTCTCCCGACAGTGACGCGGAGCGCGTCCCAGCGCTGTTCCGCAAGATGACCGCGGCGCTCGACCGGGCAGCGCCAGAGGCGGTGGCGATCGCCGGCTGGTCGAACCCAGCCGCGCTGGCAGCCCTGCTGTGGTGCACACGCCGGCGGGTTCCGGCCATCGTGATGTCGGATAGCACGGAGATCGACGAAGTCCGGAAGCCCTGGCGGGAGGCGGTCAAACGACGGGTGGTGTCCCTCTTCAGCACGGGATTGGTCGCCGGAGCGCCGCAGCGACGCTATCTGGCGGGGCTCGGCGTACAGAACAGGCTGATCCGCGAAGGCTTCGACGTCGTCGACAATGAGCATTTCGCCACCGGCGCGGCCACCGCCCGAAGAGACGCCGAGGCACTCCGCAGGCAACTCGCATTGCCGCCCCGCTATTTCCTCGCCTCCTGTCGGTTCGTGGCCAAGAAGAACCTGTTTGTCTTGCTGGAGGCCTATCAAGGATATCGTGGCGTGGCCGGCGGCGCGGCATGGGACCTGGTCCTGCTTGGCGGCGGTCCGCTGGAAACCGAACTGCGGGCCGCGATTGCGGGGCGCGGCCTGGTCGACTCTGTCCATCTGCCGGGTTTTCGGCAGTATCCGGAGCTCCCTGCCTATTACGGCCTGGCGGAGGCCTTCATTCTGCCGAGCACGACGGAGCAATGGGGCCTGGTCGTCAACGAGGCGATGGCCGCGGGTCTGCCCGTCCTGGTGTCGGAGCGCTGCGGTTGCAGCGAGGATCTGGTCCGTCCCGGAGTGAATGGATTTCGCTTCAACCCTTTCGCTCCCCGCGAACTCATGGGCCAGATGCTGACCATCGCCGGCAAGGATTGCGACCGGATGGCGATGGCGCAAGCGGGACAGGCGATCATCGCCGAATGGTCGCCCGATCGCTTCGGCCGCGCGTTGCGGCAGGCGGTGGAGTTGGCACGCAACGCGGCGCCGCTTGCCCCGGACCCGATCGGCCGCTGGCTCGCCGCGGCCCTGCTCTGCCGCCGCGAGCGCACCGACGGCTGA
- a CDS encoding glycosyltransferase translates to MAHLSQRSGGVFEAVHGLAPALEARAGMDVSVYGLEHPAPAYQMLRQRGVSTEVFPVRGPASFGYAPRLGQALRRGAADLLHVQGLWMYPSVAAMGWTGRAMPYVVTTHGMLDRWALANRRWKKRLASLVFETRHLRGAACLHALCASELESIRDAGLRNPVCVIPNGVEISSAPPVATPPLWRGIIPGRAAVLLFLGRIAPQKGIPDLLRGFARYRQEAAGASMQPKWHLVIAGWGEDAYRTSLQQLTTELGLNPVVHFVGPQFGEEKARSFAAADAFVLPSISEGLPIAVLEAWAAHLPVLMTPRCNLAIGFAQGAALPIEPEPASIAEGLRTLVSLTPAQRRQIGVQGAKLVVESFSWPKAAESMEAVYRWVLGRGDRPDTVDLA, encoded by the coding sequence ATGGCGCATCTGTCGCAACGGTCGGGGGGCGTGTTCGAGGCGGTGCATGGTCTCGCGCCGGCGCTGGAGGCGCGCGCCGGCATGGACGTCAGCGTATACGGGCTGGAGCATCCGGCGCCGGCGTATCAGATGCTGCGGCAGCGCGGCGTTTCGACGGAGGTGTTTCCGGTGCGGGGGCCCGCCTCGTTTGGCTATGCGCCACGCCTCGGCCAAGCGTTGCGGCGGGGGGCGGCCGATCTTCTGCATGTGCAGGGTCTCTGGATGTATCCCTCGGTCGCTGCCATGGGCTGGACGGGGCGGGCGATGCCCTATGTCGTGACGACGCACGGCATGCTGGACCGGTGGGCATTGGCCAACCGGCGCTGGAAGAAGCGGCTTGCCAGCCTGGTTTTCGAGACGCGGCATCTGAGGGGCGCCGCTTGCCTGCATGCGCTTTGCGCCTCCGAACTGGAATCGATCCGCGACGCGGGATTGCGCAATCCCGTTTGCGTCATCCCGAACGGCGTCGAAATCTCGTCTGCGCCCCCCGTCGCGACGCCGCCGCTTTGGCGCGGAATAATCCCGGGGCGCGCGGCGGTCCTGCTTTTCCTCGGCAGGATCGCGCCGCAAAAGGGCATACCCGATCTCCTGCGCGGCTTTGCCCGCTATCGTCAGGAGGCAGCCGGCGCGTCGATGCAGCCAAAGTGGCATCTGGTGATCGCCGGCTGGGGCGAGGATGCCTATCGGACGAGCCTGCAGCAGCTGACGACCGAGCTGGGACTGAATCCTGTCGTACATTTCGTCGGGCCGCAATTCGGCGAGGAGAAGGCGCGAAGCTTCGCGGCGGCCGATGCATTCGTGCTGCCCTCGATCAGCGAGGGCCTGCCAATTGCGGTTCTGGAGGCTTGGGCAGCGCATCTGCCAGTTTTGATGACGCCGCGATGCAATCTCGCCATCGGGTTCGCGCAGGGCGCGGCACTCCCAATCGAGCCGGAGCCCGCGAGTATCGCGGAGGGACTTCGCACGCTGGTTTCGCTGACGCCCGCGCAACGACGGCAGATCGGTGTGCAGGGGGCCAAACTGGTTGTGGAGAGCTTCTCCTGGCCGAAGGCGGCGGAGAGCATGGAGGCCGTCTATCGATGGGTGCTCGGCCGCGGCGACCGGCCGGACACGGTTGATCTGGCATGA